In Rutidosis leptorrhynchoides isolate AG116_Rl617_1_P2 unplaced genomic scaffold, CSIRO_AGI_Rlap_v1 contig353, whole genome shotgun sequence, a single window of DNA contains:
- the LOC139883090 gene encoding bZIP transcription factor 53-like translates to MGSVRRQASSGSDGDPRLGGVADDERKRKRMESNRESARRSRMRRQKQLEDSVGEVGQLQQANAQLVASINAAAQKYAEVKSANNVLRAQAMELTDRLRCLNSVLEIAEAVSGLAFDIPEIPDPLMKPWQIPCPIQPIMASAHLFEC, encoded by the coding sequence ATGGGTTCGGTTCGGCGTCAGGCGAGCTCGGGATCCGATGGCGACCCGAGGCTCGGTGGGGTGGCCGATGATGAAAGGAAGAGGAAGAGGATGGAGTCCAACAGGGAATCCGCCAGGCGCTCCCGGATGAGGAGGCAGAAGCAGCTGGAGGATTCGGTCGGAGAAGTGGGGCAACTGCAGCAAGCTAACGCTCAGCTCGTGGCGAGTATCAATGCGGCTGCGCAGAAGTATGCTGAGGTCAAGTCGGCGAACAATGTCCTCAGGGCCCAGGCCATGGAACTTACCGACAGGCTCCGGTGCTTGAACTCGGTGCTTGAGATCGCGGAGGCGGTCAGTGGGCTCGCGTTTGATATTCCCGAGATACCCGACCCGTTGATGAAGCCCTGGCAAATCCCATGTCCGATACAACCTATAATGGCGTCCGCACACCTGTTTGAGTGCTGA